In the Mesorhizobium sp. WSM2240 genome, GTTCGCATAGGGCCGGGAGACGTACCAGTAGCCGACCGCCACGCCGCCGGCGACGGCTGCTGCGCCGATGAGGAACGTCCGCCGGGCGATCTTTGCGACGCTGGCCATGATCAGATCCCCGCCGTCTTGAGGGCGGCGGCCTTCTTGATCGCCGCGCGGATGCGCGGATACGTGCCGCAGCGGCACAGATTGCCGTTCATCGCCTCGTCGATGTCCTGGTCGGTCGGGTCGGGATTGGCTTCGAGCAGCGCCGCCGCGCTCATGATCTGGCCGGCCTGGCAGTAGCCGCATTGCGCCACCTGCTCGTCCAGCCAGGCCTGCTGCACCGGATGCAGCTTGCCGCGGACCGCGAGCCCCTCGATCGTGGTGACCTCGCCCTCGACCTGGCCCACCGGCAGCGTGCAAGAACGCACCGCCTCGCCGCCTATATGCACCGTGCATGCGCCGCAGGCGGCAATGCCGCAGCCGAATTTCGGCCCAGTCTTGCCGGCGAGATCGCGCAGCGCCCACAGGAGCGGCATTTCCGGGTCTGCTTCGAACTCTATTGATTTTCCGTCGACAATGAGGCGCATGGGGGATGCCTTTGGCTTTCCGTCCGAAACGGGCGTGAGACGCCGATCTCTGACAACTTGACAAATTCTGTTATATTGTCAATGGACCATGACGAAGTGAACAAAGTGACGACAGACGCCGAACCCGCCGACCCCAAGCGAGCCCGCATTCTCGAGGCTGCGATGAGGCTCGTCCTCGCCTACGGCTTCTCTCGCACCACGATGGACGACATAGCCCGCGCCGCGGAAATGTCTCGGCCGGCCCTTTATCTCCTGTTCAAGAACAAGACCGAAATCTACCGGGCCATCGCCGCGCAACATTTGGATCAGGCGGTATCGCGCGCCGAAGCGGTACTGCGCCAGGACGGAGCTTTTTCCGACCGCGTGATGTCGATGATCGAGGAGTGCCTGATCGGGATGATGCGCCAGATCGCTGAATCGCCGCACGGCGCCGAGATACTCGACATGAAGAGCACCCTGGCCGGCGATATCGTTTCCGGCTGGAAACAGCGGCTCGGCGCTCTCATCGCGGCGGCGGTCGAAGCCGAGGCGAATGCGAACGGCGTCGATCTCGAAGCCCGCGGCCTGTCGGCGCGGCTTCTCGCGACATTGCTGCTCGACGGCCTCGAAGGCGTGAAGACGCGTATGCGCAATCCCGACGAACAGCGCACCGCCGCCCGCGGGCTGGTCAGAGTGGTCGAGATCGCAATTCAGCCTTAGTGCGTATTCGCTAAGTCCTGCGCCGCGCCGCTGCGGGCTTCTTGTGCGTCGCCATGAATTCCTGGACCCGTTTGCCGAGGCCCTTGCTGCGCATCGGGCGGAACTCCTCGTCGAGGTCGCCGGAGAGATCGAGCGTCGGCCTTTCGCCCACCGCATCGTAATTTTCCTCGAGCCAGTCGCTGGCGGCGGTGCGGCCGAGATCGCGCAGATATTCCAGGAACGCCCATTCGGCATTGATCTTGGACGAGGCCGAAAGATCCTTGAACGCCTCGTCGGCGTCGATCCGGTGCATGCGGATGTCGCGGAATTCCCCGTGCGGCAGGCGACCGGCGGCGATCAATTCCTTGATAAAGGCTATGGCGCGGAATTCCCGCAGAAGCCCCGCATTGAAGGTGATCTCGTCGATGCGATTCTGGATCTCGTTGGCGGATTTCGGGGTACCCTCGCGGATCACCGGATTGATCTGCACCAAAAGCACATCCTCGGTCTCCGTCGCCTTGAAGAACGGGTAGATCGCAGGATTTCCTCCGTATCCGCCGTCCCAATAGGGCGTGCCGCCGATCTCGACCGCCTGGAAAAGCTGCGGCAGGCAGGCCGAGGCCATCACCACGTCGATGTCGATCTCGTCCGGGTTGAAGACGCGAAGCTGGCCGGTCTCGACATTCGTCGCCGAAATGAACAGCTTGATCTCCTTGCAGGCGCGGACATTGTCGAAGTCGATCTCGTCCCGGACCGCATCGCGCAGCGGATTCAGGTTGAGCGGATTGGCGACATAGGGCGAAAGCATGCGCGACACCGTGTCGTACCAGATGTAGCCCGGCGTGTTCTCCACCGACCAGTTGCCCCAGGCGACGTCCCAGGGCGTGCGCTGCACCGGGCTGAAGCGGCCCTTGCGCGCCACGGCTCGCCAGAAATCGTAAAGCTTCTGCCGCGCTCCGTCGGCGCCGCCGCGCACCCAGCCGTCGGCCAGCGCCGCCGCGTTCATCGCGCCGGCGCTTGTGCCGGAGATGGCGGCGAATTCCAGCCGCCCGTCCTCGATCAGCCGGTCGAGCACGCCCCAGGAAAACGCCCCGTGCGAGCCGCCGCCCTGCAGCGCTATGTTGATCGGTTTCTTGTTCGGCGCATGGCCGTTGATGGTCATTGCGGTGTCCTCACTCAGCCGTCCAGCCGCCGTCAACCGAGATATGCGTGCCGTTGATCTGGGCTGCGGCCGGCGAGCACAGGAACGAAACCGTCGCCGCGATCTCCTCCACCGTGACAAACTGCTTGGTCGGCTGGCGATCCAGCATGACCTCGCGGATCACTGTCTCGCGGTCCATGCCGTGCGCTTTCATCTGGTCGGGGATTTGCGCTTCGACCAGCGGCGTCAGCACATAGCCGGGGCAGATCGCGTTGCACGTTATCTTGTCGCGGGCGAGTTCCAGCGCGACGGTCTTGGTCAGGCCCATAATGCCGTGCTTGGCCGAGACATAGGCCGACTTGAACGGCGAAGCGACAAGCCCGTGCGCCGAAGCGATGTTGACGATGCGCCCGCCGCCGGCCTTTTTCATCAGCGGGACAGCGGCCGCGATGGTGTGGAAGGCCGAGGTCAAGTTGATCGCGATGATCGCATCCCATTTCTCGATCGGGAATTCTTCCACCGGCGCGACATGCTGGATGCCGGCATTGTTGACGAGGATGTCGACCGAGCCGAATTTCTCCGCCGCCCGCTCCACCAGGGCCCGGCATTCGAAGGCGTTCGACATGTCGGCCTTGATATAGACGGCCTCGCCTGGATGCTCCTTGGCGATTGTCTCGGCGATCGCGTGATCCTGCGGCGTATCCGAAAAGGAATTGACGACGACATTGCAGCCCTCGGCAGCAAGTGCATGGGCAATTGCCAGGCCGATGCCCGAGGTCGAGCCGGTGACGATGGCGGTCCTTCTTGCGGTCATGATGCTTCTCCGATGATGTTGCGTCGCAGCATACATATTGCATTGCAGCGAAATTGCGAAGCGTATCCGGCCGAACCGCCGGTTCATGCAAGCCGGTGGCGCCGATGGCCTCAACCCGCCCGGCGCAGCAGCATGGCCACCACGAACAACGCACCGATCGAACTGGTTACGATGCCTATCGGCAATTCCTGTGGCGGCAGAAGCGTCCGGGCGACAAGATCGCTGGCGAGGATCAGCACCGCGCCGAACACGGCGGAGGCGGCTATCAGCCGGGCGTGGAGCGGACCGGCAAAACCACGCGCAAGGTGCGGGACCATCAGGCCGACGAAGCCGATGACGCCGGCAACGGAGACGAGGAGGGCCGTCGAGAACGCCGACGCGATGAAAACCTTGGCGCGAAACCGCGCAACGTCCACACCGAGGCTTTCGGCCGTGCTTTCGCCGGCCAGTAGCGCGTCCAGCCTGCGGTTGTTGTACAGGGCAAAGGCGAGGATGAGCAGGCTGCCGGCCGTCGCCAGCAAGATGTTGTCCCAGCGGGCGAGCCCGAGACCGCCCATCGTCCAGAACAGAACCGAATGTGCGGCGCGCTGGTCGCCCGCGAAAACCATGTAATTGGTCAGGGCGATGAAAAGGAAGGAGACCGCGAGGCCGGCGAGGATCAGCCGCTCCGGTCCTTGCCCACGAACACGGCTGACCAGCAGCAGGACGACTCCGGCGGCCAGGATTCCGCCAGTGAAAGCGGCCGCAGGCAGCGTCCAGACACCGAATCTATCGCCGAACATGGTTATGACCGAGACGGCGCCGGCGGCAGCCCCGGACGACAGGCCGAATAGGAAGGGGTCGGCCAGGTCGTTGCGTGTTACCGTCTGCAGGAGAGCGCCGACGGTTCCAAGGCCTGCGCCGACTGATATGGCGAGCAGCATCCGCGGCA is a window encoding:
- a CDS encoding (2Fe-2S)-binding protein, producing MRLIVDGKSIEFEADPEMPLLWALRDLAGKTGPKFGCGIAACGACTVHIGGEAVRSCTLPVGQVEGEVTTIEGLAVRGKLHPVQQAWLDEQVAQCGYCQAGQIMSAAALLEANPDPTDQDIDEAMNGNLCRCGTYPRIRAAIKKAAALKTAGI
- a CDS encoding helix-turn-helix domain-containing protein, whose amino-acid sequence is MNKVTTDAEPADPKRARILEAAMRLVLAYGFSRTTMDDIARAAEMSRPALYLLFKNKTEIYRAIAAQHLDQAVSRAEAVLRQDGAFSDRVMSMIEECLIGMMRQIAESPHGAEILDMKSTLAGDIVSGWKQRLGALIAAAVEAEANANGVDLEARGLSARLLATLLLDGLEGVKTRMRNPDEQRTAARGLVRVVEIAIQP
- a CDS encoding patatin-like phospholipase family protein, giving the protein MTINGHAPNKKPINIALQGGGSHGAFSWGVLDRLIEDGRLEFAAISGTSAGAMNAAALADGWVRGGADGARQKLYDFWRAVARKGRFSPVQRTPWDVAWGNWSVENTPGYIWYDTVSRMLSPYVANPLNLNPLRDAVRDEIDFDNVRACKEIKLFISATNVETGQLRVFNPDEIDIDVVMASACLPQLFQAVEIGGTPYWDGGYGGNPAIYPFFKATETEDVLLVQINPVIREGTPKSANEIQNRIDEITFNAGLLREFRAIAFIKELIAAGRLPHGEFRDIRMHRIDADEAFKDLSASSKINAEWAFLEYLRDLGRTAASDWLEENYDAVGERPTLDLSGDLDEEFRPMRSKGLGKRVQEFMATHKKPAAARRRT
- a CDS encoding 3-hydroxybutyrate dehydrogenase; the encoded protein is MTARRTAIVTGSTSGIGLAIAHALAAEGCNVVVNSFSDTPQDHAIAETIAKEHPGEAVYIKADMSNAFECRALVERAAEKFGSVDILVNNAGIQHVAPVEEFPIEKWDAIIAINLTSAFHTIAAAVPLMKKAGGGRIVNIASAHGLVASPFKSAYVSAKHGIMGLTKTVALELARDKITCNAICPGYVLTPLVEAQIPDQMKAHGMDRETVIREVMLDRQPTKQFVTVEEIAATVSFLCSPAAAQINGTHISVDGGWTAE
- a CDS encoding iron ABC transporter permease — translated: MVAGTAAIAALALLSIAYGSTVIPVSEVVAALAASLGFVDGSVSGPVGRIILDLRLPRMLLAISVGAGLGTVGALLQTVTRNDLADPFLFGLSSGAAAGAVSVITMFGDRFGVWTLPAAAFTGGILAAGVVLLLVSRVRGQGPERLILAGLAVSFLFIALTNYMVFAGDQRAAHSVLFWTMGGLGLARWDNILLATAGSLLILAFALYNNRRLDALLAGESTAESLGVDVARFRAKVFIASAFSTALLVSVAGVIGFVGLMVPHLARGFAGPLHARLIAASAVFGAVLILASDLVARTLLPPQELPIGIVTSSIGALFVVAMLLRRAG